The Methanococcoides methylutens genome segment AGATGATTTCACAAAAGCATATGAAAGCGCCATCCCTTACGTCACTTTTGAATGCAAACCAAAAGTTCCAAACAGCTTTAAAATGCAATTCGAGTTCATCAAGCACCTGACAGCCCAGAAAACAATACTATCCCACCTGTTCTCAAAGATGTCCACCATGGAGATCACTGAAAGCGAACCAGACACCATCGAGAGTGACGAAGTTTGTGAAACAGAAGAAAAGATCCCACGGGAAATGACGGCTTTACTTTTCAAACAGGCTATCAAACCGGTCCTTGATGAAGAGATCAAGAAATTCACGGACAAGCTGTCCCAGGAGAAGGCCGCACTCGATAAAGTTGGAGAACTTTCCGAAGACATAATCACCTCTGATGCTGCAGACATCGAGCAGATAAAAACCAAATGTACCAATCTTCAGCAGACCTGCCAGAAAGATGACCTTTGTAAAGAGAATATAAAGCAACTGGCACCAATATTCGACATAATAAGCAGACTGTGAGTTCTGCTTATTATACTTCTTTTTATGATATTTTAGTATAGCATCTCAAAGGATGGAGAAAGCAGATGAAAATTATAAAATGCAGAGACCTTGGATTTAATTGCAACTTCATGGCAACCGGCAAGGCATCTGAAATTGATGATGTGAAACAAAAGATGCTGGATCACATAACTGAGAAGCATCTCTCAGAGAAAAATATGTCAAAAGAAGACCTTGAAGAGCTTACCTCACGTATCGACATTATGCTGAGCAGAGGTTGCGGCTGCGGAGCTCTTTAAGCAAGCACCGCATACCCCACATAATGATAGTAAGATATAGAAAGTGATGTTATAACTTGCAGTTTTTGCAATTGGAAAGACCGCAGATCTTGTTCTCAAATTTCCATTCAAGTCCCCATTTCTTAATGGACTGAATGATCTCTATGAACTCTTCTCCGCTTCTTGTCAGGGAATAAGTGTATATCACAGGGTCCTTTGAATCATCAAGTGTCTTCTTCACAAGACCTTCCTGCTCCAGTTCCTTGAGCCTTATTGAAAGGGTCTTCGGAGTAATGGTCTGTAACTTCTTCTTAAGTTCGTTGAACCTTTTTTCCTCGTTGTTGCCCTTGTAAAGCTCCAACAATATGCACAAAGTCCATCTCTTGCCAATTATATCGATCGTTTTGTAGATGGTACAATCTTTCATAGTATCAGGAAAGAAACTGGCATTATATATAGAAGTATCCCAAATATACTTAGTGACGAAAAACAACAAATTTTAAAAGGAGAATACTAAATGACAAAAGATCTACTTGAAAAGGGAGCAATCGTTCAGAGAGACAAGGAAACATTCGCTATCGCACCACATATTCCAGGAGGTATTGCATCACCAGACCTGCTCAGGAAGATAGCTGATGTATCCGAGAAATACGGGGCAGCTGCAATTAAGGTCACATCCTCCCAGAGAATGGCCATTGTAGGCCTCAAGGAAGATGACATTGACAATGCATGGGAAGATCTTGGAATGAAGCCAGGCGCTGCAATCGGCCTCTGTGTCAGGAGCGTTAAGATATGTCCGGGAACCACATTCTGTAAACGTGGTCAGCAGGACTCTGTCGGACTTGGCCTCAAACTTGATGGGATATACCATGGAATGGAACTTCCATCAAAACTCAAGATCGCAGTATCAGGCTGTATGAACTCCTGTGCTGAGAACGCCATCAAGGATATCGGCATCATGGGTACGCCAAAGGGATTCACCGTCATGGTAGGCGGCAGTGCAGGACTCAAGCCACGTCTTGCAGATACCATTGCAGAAGAACTCGATGAGGAAGAGGTCCTTGCACTTGTTGACAAGATCATCACATACTACAAGACACACACAAAGAAACAAAGGCTCGGAAAGGTTATTGACGAGATCGGTCTTGAAAACTTCAAGACAGAAGTCGGCCTCTGAGCAGACAATTACTACGACTGTAGGGGTTCTTTACAAGGACCCCTAAAATCCCCACGAACCGCTTACGAACACGATCTACAGGGTAGTTCGGACAAAAACCCTGCTTATTTTCCTGATTGATGTAGAGGAGACCATGCAGATCAGCATTTATTATACCGGAGAGTTCGGAAGGAAGGTTATCGGCAATATAGTGAATTCCAGCACATTCTGCACATCCTGTGGAGAACTCTGTGACCACTGCAGAGAGAAAAAGAGATCGTATGCTGACCAGATCGTTGATATTTATGAATTCCCTGCCGACCTGCCACAGTTCATCGAAGAACCTGAAGAATACCTGCCTGAGAACATGGACAAATGTGACCTGCTGATCGCCATGGACCTTCATCCGGACATTCTTTCCGTCCTGCCGAGGATGGCAGAGATGTCAGGTGCAAAAGCTGTGATCGCGCCCATAGAGGTTCCAAAGCTTGCCCCCGCCGGACTTGTCCAGCAAGTAAAGGAGACACTTGAATCAAAGGGAATAGACTGCGAATTCCCAAAACCGTTCTGCTCACTTGTAAAAACAGGAAAAACCCTGATCGATGAATTTGTAGACATGGGATTTGGCAGACCGCTGCTTGTCATAGAGGTCGATAAAGAAAGGAACATATTCACACATGCAAGGGTCCTGAGGGACGCCCCATGTGGTTCCACATGGTATGTCGCCAAAAAACTTGGATGGTCTGATATTGAAATCTACAAGGAAACCGTATCCGGAGCACACCACGCATACCCATGTACTGCAAGCATGGACAAGGACCCGCAACTCAAAGATACGATCCTGCATGAAGCCGGATACATAATCAGAAAAAGCGTTGAGGAAGCAGCCAGGATCAAAAATGATAATGAAGACGAAAACGTGTATTCTGAAGATGAAAAATGAGGTGAGAACATTACCGAAGATACACCTGTGAAGATAGCGGTCCTAAGATGCGATACAGTGTCCGAGGCATGCCCGGGAACAGGATGTTTTAAGGCTTTCAATGAACGGAGAGTAAAGTTCGTCGACTATGATAATAATACACAGATGGTTGCTTTCTTCACATGCGGAGGCTGCTCAGGCAGACGCGTATTCCGCCTGGTGCGCTCCCTGCAGAAGAACGGAGTGGATGTGATACACCTGAGCTCATGCATGCAGATGAAGAACTACCCCGAGTGCCCGCATATTGATACTATCAAGAAGACCATAGAAAATGCAGGCATCAGGATCGTTGAGGGAACCCATCACTGATAACTAATAATTGAGAATGGAGAGGATACAATGGTTAAACGAATGATAGTTAAGATCGATGAGGACAAGTGTACAGGCTGTGGACAATGTGTGTCCCCCTGTGCTGAAGGAGCCATACAGATAATCGACGGCAAGGCAAAGGTCGTTTCCGAAGACCTCTGTGATGGCATGGGATTCTGTATCGGCGTTTGTCCTGAGGGTGCTATCACCATCGAAGAGAGACAGACCGTGGAGTTCAATGCTGAAAAAGCAGAAGCACAGCCAAAGAGCACTGATGTATCCATCAGGTGCTTCAGCTGCGGTGCCGGAGAAGATGAGAGGTACCTCCTGCCCATGAGGCATAAGATGGAGAGCCTCTGGGTCTGCACACGCTGTCTGCCCCAGCTTATCCATGGGTGAATCAAATTGATAGAGCTTGAACTTGCCTCAAAAGTGGATCACCTGTGCGATTACACGTTCAATTTTTACTGGCACGAAAAGGAACTTGAACCCGACACAGTGATCCCTTCCCAGAAAAATACTGAGTATACGTACAGGCAGCTAGTTGACGAGCTCAAGAAAGGCGAGGATGTTCACATAAAGGGAAGTGTTGGCACAAGGTTTGCATATAGCCTCGGAGTTGACCTTGCACATTTTGGCGGAACTGGCAAGACCGAGCCTGCCGGACGTATCTTTGTAGACGGAGATATAGGACCGGAATCAGGGATGTCCATGTCAGCAGGTGCACTTTACCTGACGGGAGATATTGAAGAG includes the following:
- a CDS encoding DUF1059 domain-containing protein; its protein translation is MKIIKCRDLGFNCNFMATGKASEIDDVKQKMLDHITEKHLSEKNMSKEDLEELTSRIDIMLSRGCGCGAL
- a CDS encoding winged helix-turn-helix transcriptional regulator, with amino-acid sequence MKDCTIYKTIDIIGKRWTLCILLELYKGNNEEKRFNELKKKLQTITPKTLSIRLKELEQEGLVKKTLDDSKDPVIYTYSLTRSGEEFIEIIQSIKKWGLEWKFENKICGLSNCKNCKL
- a CDS encoding CGGC domain-containing protein, translating into MKIAVLRCDTVSEACPGTGCFKAFNERRVKFVDYDNNTQMVAFFTCGGCSGRRVFRLVRSLQKNGVDVIHLSSCMQMKNYPECPHIDTIKKTIENAGIRIVEGTHH
- a CDS encoding DUF166 domain-containing protein; the encoded protein is MQISIYYTGEFGRKVIGNIVNSSTFCTSCGELCDHCREKKRSYADQIVDIYEFPADLPQFIEEPEEYLPENMDKCDLLIAMDLHPDILSVLPRMAEMSGAKAVIAPIEVPKLAPAGLVQQVKETLESKGIDCEFPKPFCSLVKTGKTLIDEFVDMGFGRPLLVIEVDKERNIFTHARVLRDAPCGSTWYVAKKLGWSDIEIYKETVSGAHHAYPCTASMDKDPQLKDTILHEAGYIIRKSVEEAARIKNDNEDENVYSEDEK
- a CDS encoding nitrite/sulfite reductase domain-containing protein — translated: MTKDLLEKGAIVQRDKETFAIAPHIPGGIASPDLLRKIADVSEKYGAAAIKVTSSQRMAIVGLKEDDIDNAWEDLGMKPGAAIGLCVRSVKICPGTTFCKRGQQDSVGLGLKLDGIYHGMELPSKLKIAVSGCMNSCAENAIKDIGIMGTPKGFTVMVGGSAGLKPRLADTIAEELDEEEVLALVDKIITYYKTHTKKQRLGKVIDEIGLENFKTEVGL
- a CDS encoding ATP-binding protein — encoded protein: MVKRMIVKIDEDKCTGCGQCVSPCAEGAIQIIDGKAKVVSEDLCDGMGFCIGVCPEGAITIEERQTVEFNAEKAEAQPKSTDVSIRCFSCGAGEDERYLLPMRHKMESLWVCTRCLPQLIHG